A region from the Lentimonas sp. CC4 genome encodes:
- a CDS encoding class I adenylate-forming enzyme family protein, with the protein MYSRWQQTVFENSNKLAIRSFPDGRTLSFMELQGRVERNIASIPGISGWRNRIVAIHLQDAREWLEAFITCQAVGAIALPIDFDVPETGVRAICESLHVIALWQQRQIQAFAGATVRRPASLIKLTSGSTGEPRPLFFESKQMIADGENIVKTMGIRPDDINLATIPLGHSYALGNLVMPLILQGTAIVTSQDFLPYSLAETIHASGATIFPAVPVILDGLVRAKVPCAQLASIRTWISAGSPLKAEQAQAFYQAFGAKIHNFYGTSETGGIAYDRTGDEALSGGSIGAPLEGVQVQTAASGRLWVSSGAVVQRNNVRRHEDQAAYLVADLATVLPNGNIALVGRGSRYIKLAGKRLNLSEIERFLLSQEGVDAAYVTDYRDGRGRTRVLASVVSSLAASSITDALKLRLPAWKVPSKWMYFDAFPVTRRGKVDVPKLRASIFKQLDPQGKL; encoded by the coding sequence ATGTATTCAAGATGGCAGCAAACGGTATTCGAAAATTCGAATAAATTAGCAATTCGTTCATTTCCTGATGGTCGAACGCTTTCATTTATGGAGTTGCAGGGCAGGGTGGAGCGTAACATCGCTTCGATCCCTGGTATCTCAGGCTGGCGCAACCGGATTGTTGCCATACACTTACAGGATGCTCGCGAATGGCTTGAGGCGTTTATCACTTGCCAAGCTGTCGGTGCGATCGCGTTGCCCATCGATTTCGATGTGCCAGAGACGGGTGTTCGAGCGATTTGCGAGTCATTGCACGTCATTGCATTATGGCAGCAGCGGCAGATTCAAGCGTTCGCTGGGGCGACTGTTCGCAGGCCCGCTTCTTTGATTAAGCTGACATCTGGCAGCACGGGTGAGCCTCGACCACTGTTTTTCGAATCGAAGCAAATGATTGCAGATGGGGAAAACATCGTGAAAACGATGGGCATTCGCCCAGATGACATCAATTTGGCGACCATCCCTTTGGGGCATTCCTATGCGTTGGGAAATCTCGTGATGCCGCTGATTTTACAGGGAACTGCCATCGTGACGTCTCAGGATTTTTTGCCGTATAGCCTCGCCGAAACGATTCATGCTTCTGGCGCAACCATCTTTCCTGCTGTGCCTGTCATTCTCGATGGCTTGGTTCGGGCGAAAGTCCCGTGTGCTCAACTCGCCTCGATACGAACGTGGATTTCAGCGGGGAGTCCGTTGAAGGCAGAGCAGGCACAGGCCTTCTATCAAGCATTTGGAGCGAAGATACATAATTTCTATGGCACTTCGGAAACTGGAGGGATTGCCTACGATCGAACAGGAGATGAGGCGCTTTCGGGAGGTTCAATCGGTGCGCCGCTTGAAGGTGTGCAGGTTCAAACAGCTGCGTCTGGGCGGCTTTGGGTTTCCAGTGGGGCAGTGGTTCAGAGGAATAATGTTCGACGCCACGAGGATCAAGCGGCCTATTTGGTTGCAGATCTAGCAACTGTATTACCCAACGGAAACATTGCTTTGGTTGGACGAGGCTCCCGTTATATCAAGCTTGCTGGGAAACGTTTGAATCTGAGTGAAATCGAGCGCTTCTTGCTGAGCCAAGAGGGAGTCGACGCTGCCTATGTGACTGATTATCGAGATGGCAGAGGGCGCACGCGTGTGCTCGCGTCGGTCGTTTCGTCGCTTGCTGCATCAAGCATTACTGATGCCCTGAAATTGCGCCTACCCGCATGGAAGGTTCCATCGAAATGGATGTATTTCGATGCGTTTCCTGTTACCCGCAGAGGTAAAGTGGATGTCCCCAAGCTGCGGGCTTCCATTTTTAAACAACTGGATCCTCAGGGGAAATTGTAA